A DNA window from Iodobacter ciconiae contains the following coding sequences:
- a CDS encoding phage major tail tube protein, giving the protein MALPSKLKAFNLFIDGLNFAGQVTEVTLPKLSRKMEEYQGGGMSGTVDIDLGLEKLEMSATYGGFMREIFAQFGASTHDAVLLRFADGYQREDSEAVDAVDAVEVIVRGRHKEIDMGSAKPAEDTEFKVSSSISYYKLIINGRTLIEIDTVNMIEIIDGVDLLTQFRAAIGL; this is encoded by the coding sequence ATGGCGTTACCAAGTAAGTTAAAAGCCTTCAATTTATTTATTGATGGGCTGAATTTTGCGGGCCAGGTCACGGAAGTCACCTTGCCTAAACTGAGCCGCAAAATGGAAGAGTACCAAGGCGGAGGCATGAGCGGCACGGTCGATATCGATCTAGGGCTTGAAAAGCTCGAAATGTCGGCGACTTACGGCGGTTTTATGCGTGAAATCTTTGCCCAATTCGGCGCGAGCACGCACGACGCGGTGCTTTTGCGCTTTGCCGATGGCTATCAGCGGGAGGATTCGGAAGCGGTTGATGCGGTTGATGCGGTTGAAGTGATTGTGCGCGGTCGGCACAAAGAAATCGATATGGGCAGTGCCAAGCCTGCCGAGGATACCGAATTCAAAGTGTCCAGCTCGATCAGTTATTACAAGCTCATTATCAACGGCAGAACACTGATTGAAATTGATACGGTCAACATGATTGAAATCATTGATGGTGTAGACCTCCTTACTCAATTCAGGGCCGCGATTGGCCTCTAA